The Cellulosimicrobium cellulans genome contains the following window.
GGCCGGTACCGGCGGCAGTACTCGGGCGCGCACAGGTGCGAGCCGCCCTTCGTGACGCGCACGACCTGCGGTGACGTCGTCGGCGCCAGGAGATTGGGCCGCGCCCCGGCGTCCGGCCCGCGCGTGCCGGGGACGACGTGGCGGGGCGTGAACGTGTCGACCGTCCACTCCCAGGTGTTTCCGACGAGGTCGACCAGCCCGTACGCGTTCGCCGCGTAGGAGCCGACGGGCGACGTCCCGCCCCAGCCCTCGTCGAGGTACGGGAACCGGCCCTGCCAGGTGTTCGCCATCTGCCGCCCGCCCGGCGCGAGCTCGTCGCCCCACGCGTACTCGGCATCCGCCAACCCGCCGCGCGCGGCGCGCTCCCACTCGGCCTCCGTCGGGAGTCGGCGCCCCGCCCACGTCGCGTAGGCCGACGCGTCCTCGAACGCGACGAGCACCACCGGGTGGTCCGGGCGGTCGTCGACGTCGGTCCCCGGTCCCTGCGGCGAGCGCCAGGACGCCCCGGGCTGCCACCGCCACCACTGCCGCCAGTCGCGCAGGTCGACCGGACCCGCCGTCGGGGTGAACACGAGGCCCCCGGGCACCAGGTCCGCCGGGTCGGCCCCCGGGAAGTCGGCCGGGTCGAGCGCGCGCTCCGCGACCGTGACGTACCCCGTGTCCGCGACGAACGCCGCGTACTGCGCGTTCGTCACCGCGTGCCGCTCCAGCAGGAACGGCGCGACCTCCCGGTCGTGCGCCGGCCCCTCCTCGGGGTAGTGGCGGTCGGAACCCATGCGGAACGTCCCGCCGGGGACGGGGACGAGCTCGGTGAGGGCCACGCTGGCCAGCATAAGAGCGCCACCCTGTCGGTGGGACGTCGTACGTTGCGCGTCATGACACCTCACTTTCCCACCCTGCCCGACGACCTCCCGCCCGGGCGCCTCGTGCTCGCCGACGAGAGCGACTGGGCACCGCCCGAGCTCCACGGCACGGCGCTGCTCTGGGTCTCGGACGCACCCGCCCAGGACGCGGGCGAGGTCTGGGCGCGCCTGCGCGGCGCGCACGCGCAGACCGGCCTCGTCCCTCTCCTCCTGGAGCACGACGACGACCACCCGGACGCCTGGGTCGGACGGTGGTCGTTCCCCGAGCCCGCCGAGGTGCTCGACGCCGTCGATCCCGAGACGGCCCTCCGGTCGCTCTGGGACGACCTCCAGGACGACGCGGGATCCGACGCGGACGAGGTGCCCGGGGCGGGAGAACCGAGCGGGCCCTGGCCCGGCCTGGCTCGGCCCGGGCAGGCCGGGGAGGACCCGGAGGCGCTCGCCGACGCCTTCGCCCGCCATCTCCAGGACGACGTCGACCCCTACGGCCGACCGCGACCGTGGAGGCTCGGCCTGGTTCCCGCGCCCGACGGCGCAGGTGCCCTGACCCTCGCCGGCTGGGACGGGCCCTGCAACCACACGAACGACACGGAGCTGGTCTCGGCGGTCCTGCGCTCCTGGGCCGATCGCTTCGGCGCCCGGGTCGTCGGCGTCGGGACGGACACGTTGCTGGTCTCCGTCGCGCGACCGCCCCAGGACCTCGAGCACGCCCGCGCTCTCGCCGTCGAGCACTTCGCCGTCTGCCCCGACAACGTCTGGCAGGGTGCCCACGACACGTTCGACGGGTACGCCCACGCACTCGTCGGGACCCACGCCTGGTCGTTCTGGTGGGACTGAGACGCGCCCTGAGCAGCAGAAAGGGCCGCTGACCGTGTCAGCGGCCCTCTCAGAGGGTGGAGCTAGGGGGATTCGAACCCCCGACCTTCTCATTGCGAACGAGACGCGCTACCAACTGCGCCATAGCCCCTCAAGCGAGGAACAGACTAGCACCCCGGGGGTGGGGTCTACCAAACCGGCCACCCCCGGGGGAGCTACTGCCCCGCGGCCCGACGCCGAGCGAGGATCTCGTTGAGGTCGAGCCCCAGCGTCTCGGTCGACGGCTTGCGCTCGTCCCCGACGGCGGGCTCGGGCGCGCCCGAGGGCACGTCCACGGCGACCTCCACCGCGGCGACCGGGGCAGGGACTGCGCCCGCCCGGGCGGGCGAGACCACGTCGTCGTCCGTGAGCGGGGCGGGCTCGCGCCGCGGGGCCGTCGGCTTCATCGTGTAGGTCGGCGGCGGCACCGGCACGGGGTCCCAGGCGCGACCCGACGGCACGCGGTCCGCGTCGACGGCCTCGACCTCGACGACCGGCGCGGCCTCGTCCGCCACGTCCGTCGCGACCGCCGGAGCCTCGGACGACCCGGCGCGCGCAGACGCAGGCTCCTCGGAGCCGGAGTCCTCGGCCGTCGTCGTGCTCGGCGCCGTGACCCGCTCGCGCGGCGACGACCCGACGGGGCCACCTCCGGAGAGTGCGGCCGCGGTGGCGTTCGCCCGCGCGAGGTCCTGGGGCGTGACGCGCGGGATCATCTGCGTGCTCACCTGCGACCCGTGCACGGCGCGGCCGGTGACGCGCGGACGCGCACCCCGGGGCGCGGGCGGCGCGCCGAGGACGGTCCCGCGTGCGGCACGGGCGGCGGCGCGGCGCTCGGCCAGCCACGCGGCGTCGGACCGCTGCGCGGCGAGCACCGCACGACGGCCCAGCACGAGGACGAGGCCGAGGACCGCCGTCGGGACCGCGCCGGACCACCACGGGAGATACCCGAGCGCGACGACGGCCCACACGGCGACGCTCGCGAGCAGCAGCACGACCGTGAGCGCGAGACGGCGGCGCGCCGCGGCGGCGCGCCGCTCGAGGAGGGCGAGGCGGGACTGCTCGGACGCCGGCTGACGGCGCGGCGGTGCCCCGCGCGAGGGTGACGCGCTGTCGGTGCTCCCCATGGCGTGCGTTCCCTCCTCCTCGTGCGTCCGGCCGTCCGGCCGGTCCTGCGTCGCCGCTCCCCCGAGGAGGGCGCGACCCCCGTCCGCGGACTGACCCGGGCCGATCGACGCGACGGCGGCGACGCCGTCGAGCCGCGCGTCCCAGCCGCCCGAGCCCCCGCCACCCGGGCCGGCGACGGCCAGGACACGCAGGGAACCGGAGAAGCGGTCGTCCGTGCGCGCCTCCAGCAGCTGCTGCCGGTGGCGCACCCGGTGCGGGACGTAGAACCCGACCCACAGCAGGAACACCGCGAGCGCGACGATCCCCGAGGCCGATTCCACATCCCGACCGTAGGCGAGGCGCGCGGCCACGGTCCGCACGCGCTCCGGCGTGTCGGTGGGCTCAGATGCTCTCGCGGCGCGTGGCCTGCCAGCGCGCGAGGAGCCCGTCGGGGACCTCCTCGCTCGTGATCGCGAACGTGCGGTGGTCGCGCCAGGCCCCCTGGATGTGCAGGAACCGCTCGCGCACGCCCTCGTCGCGCAGGCCCAGCTTCTCCACGACGCGCAGGCTCGGGCCGTTCTCCGGACGGATGTTGATCTCGATGCGGTGCAGCCCGAGGACCGCGAAGCAGTAGTCCGTCGCCATGGCCACGGAGGTGGGGATGACGCCCCGGCCCGCGACGTGCTCGCTCACCCAGTAGCCGATGCTCGCGCCGCACAGCGACCCGTAGGTGATCGAGGAGACCGTGAGCTGCCCCACGAGCTCGCCGTCGAGCTCGACGGCGAACGGCAGCGACGACCCGGCGCGCGCCTGCGCGGACAGGACGCGGACGTACTCCGCGAACGTCGGCGGCCCTCCCCCGGTGCCCGGGCGCGGCGAGGTGCCCTCCCAGCGCTCCAGCCAATCGGCGTTGTGCGCGCGCAGGCGCATCCACGCGTTCGCGTCCCGACGGCGCAGCGGCCGCAGGACGATCGACCCGCCCAGCGTGTCGTCCCGCAGGGTCACGGGCCACGGCTTGGTGACGGTCCAGCCGCGCGTGATCTTGTGCGTCATGCGGCGGTGACCGTCCTCGGGAGCTGTCGGCGGGCGCGGGCGGTCGCCCGGTCCTCGGTGCACAGGGTGGCACCACCGACGGCCCGCGCGCCACCGCGTGGTGGTGCACGGACCGTCGGGTCGTGTCCTGGTCGACGCGCGGGTGCCCGGGGACCGTGGATCCCGGGCGTCCGCGTCGTCGGCGGTCCGTGGGTCAGCCCAGCGTGACGACGACCTTCGCCTCGGTGCCCTCGGGCAGCGGCGGGATCGGGGCCGCCGGGTCGTGCGCGACGCCGTCGACCGTCACCGAGCGCACGCCCTTCGACACGTGGTCCGGGTTGCGGACCTCGATGTCGTAGACGGCGCCGCGCCACTCGCGGCGCACCTCGAACC
Protein-coding sequences here:
- a CDS encoding formylglycine-generating enzyme family protein, which translates into the protein MGSDRHYPEEGPAHDREVAPFLLERHAVTNAQYAAFVADTGYVTVAERALDPADFPGADPADLVPGGLVFTPTAGPVDLRDWRQWWRWQPGASWRSPQGPGTDVDDRPDHPVVLVAFEDASAYATWAGRRLPTEAEWERAARGGLADAEYAWGDELAPGGRQMANTWQGRFPYLDEGWGGTSPVGSYAANAYGLVDLVGNTWEWTVDTFTPRHVVPGTRGPDAGARPNLLAPTTSPQVVRVTKGGSHLCAPEYCRRYRPAARSPQSDDSATTHLGFRCAADAG
- a CDS encoding GNAT family N-acetyltransferase — its product is MTHKITRGWTVTKPWPVTLRDDTLGGSIVLRPLRRRDANAWMRLRAHNADWLERWEGTSPRPGTGGGPPTFAEYVRVLSAQARAGSSLPFAVELDGELVGQLTVSSITYGSLCGASIGYWVSEHVAGRGVIPTSVAMATDYCFAVLGLHRIEINIRPENGPSLRVVEKLGLRDEGVRERFLHIQGAWRDHRTFAITSEEVPDGLLARWQATRRESI
- a CDS encoding DUF4253 domain-containing protein, with protein sequence MTPHFPTLPDDLPPGRLVLADESDWAPPELHGTALLWVSDAPAQDAGEVWARLRGAHAQTGLVPLLLEHDDDHPDAWVGRWSFPEPAEVLDAVDPETALRSLWDDLQDDAGSDADEVPGAGEPSGPWPGLARPGQAGEDPEALADAFARHLQDDVDPYGRPRPWRLGLVPAPDGAGALTLAGWDGPCNHTNDTELVSAVLRSWADRFGARVVGVGTDTLLVSVARPPQDLEHARALAVEHFAVCPDNVWQGAHDTFDGYAHALVGTHAWSFWWD